From Hylaeus volcanicus isolate JK05 chromosome 2, UHH_iyHylVolc1.0_haploid, whole genome shotgun sequence, the proteins below share one genomic window:
- the LOC128885103 gene encoding casein kinase I-like isoform X5, translated as MELRVGNKYRLGRKIGSGSFGDIYLGTNISTGEEVAIKLECIKTRHPQLHIESKFYRMMQGGVGIPTIKWCGSEGDYNVMVMELLGPSLEDLFNFCSRRFSLKTVLLLADQLISRTDYIHSRTFIHRDIKPDNFLMGLGKKGNLVYIIDFGLAKKYREVRTHKHIPYRENKNLTGTARYASINTHLGIEQSRRDDLESLGYVLMYFNRGSLPWQGLKAATKRQKYERISEKKMSTPVEELCKGYPVEFASYLRYCRGLRFEERPDYSYLRQLFRTLFHGQGFTYDYVFDWNMLKFGNVRQPTLPSAQQVPMHSQQTNAALPSGTNNDQEQRSRPYTRQCLANASVPTVGPTVGTTSNMRSMRQKREAMEALRDQDNQDKSDLQASGAVGQERRVSMRLHRKGEMQPKSKLMKSTSG; from the exons ATGGAGCTACGCGTTGGTAATAAGTACCGGCTAGGACGGAAAATCGGGAGCGGCTCCTTCGGCGACATTTACCTAG GTACCAACATCTCCACCGGCGAGGAAGTCGCCATCAAGCTAGAATGCATAAAAACGCGGCATCCGCAGTTGCACATAGAGTCCAAGTTCTACAGGATGATGCAAGGAGGCG TTGGCATACCTACTATAAAATGGTGTGGCTCGGAAGGTGACTACAATGTAATGGTAATGGAGCTACTTGGTCCGTCGCTGGAGGATCTCTTTAATTTCTGTTCAAGAAGATTTTCTTTAAAGACAGTTTTGCTTCTCGCCGATCAgttg ATAAGTAGAACGGATTATATTCATAGTCGTACCTTCATCCATCGAGACATCAAGCCAGACAATTTTTTGATGGGACtaggaaagaaaggaaatctCGTGTACATTATAGACTTCGGATTAGCTAAGAAATATCGCGAAGTTCGTACTCACAAACACATACCTTACCGAGAGAACAAGAATCTGACGGGAACGGCCAG ATACGCGAGTATCAACACACATTTGGGAATCGAGCAATCACGGCGAGACGACCTTGAATCCTTGGGGTACGTTCTTATGTACTTCAACAGGGGTAGTTTGCCCTGGCAAGGTTTGAAAGCAGCGACCAAGAGGCAGAAATACGAACGTATCTCCGAAAAGAAAATGTCCACACCCGTCGAGGAACTCTGCAAAGGTTATCCCG TAGAGTTTGCGTCGTACCTAAGGTATTGCCGAGGATTACGTTTCGAGGAGAGGCCAGATTACTCGTATCTTCGACAACTCTTCCGAACGCTATTCCACGGGCAGGGTTTCACTTACGACTACGTGTTCGATTGGAATATGCTGAAGTTCGGTAACGTGAGGCAACCGACGTTGCCCTCGGCGCAACAGGTGCCGATGCACTCTCAACAAACGAACGCGGCGCTGCCGTCCGGGACCAATAACGATCAAGAACAGCGATCAAG GCCCTACACGCGGCAGTGTCTGGCGAACGCATCGGTGCCGACGGTGGGCCCGACAGTGGGAACAACCTCGAATATGAGAAGTATGCGGCAAAAACGCGAGGCGATGGAAGCACTTCGCGATCAGGACAATCAAGATAAGAGTGATCTCCAAG
- the LOC128885103 gene encoding casein kinase I-like isoform X6: MELRVGNKYRLGRKIGSGSFGDIYLGTNISTGEEVAIKLECIKTRHPQLHIESKFYRMMQGGVGIPTIKWCGSEGDYNVMVMELLGPSLEDLFNFCSRRFSLKTVLLLADQLISRTDYIHSRTFIHRDIKPDNFLMGLGKKGNLVYIIDFGLAKKYREVRTHKHIPYRENKNLTGTARYASINTHLGIEQSRRDDLESLGYVLMYFNRGSLPWQGLKAATKRQKYERISEKKMSTPVEELCKGYPVEFASYLRYCRGLRFEERPDYSYLRQLFRTLFHGQGFTYDYVFDWNMLKFGNVRQPTLPSAQQVPMHSQQTNAALPSGTNNDQEQRSRPYTRQCLANASVPTVGPTVGTTSNMRSMRQKREAMEALRDQDNQDKSDLQASGAVGQERRVSMRLHRKGEMQPKSK; encoded by the exons ATGGAGCTACGCGTTGGTAATAAGTACCGGCTAGGACGGAAAATCGGGAGCGGCTCCTTCGGCGACATTTACCTAG GTACCAACATCTCCACCGGCGAGGAAGTCGCCATCAAGCTAGAATGCATAAAAACGCGGCATCCGCAGTTGCACATAGAGTCCAAGTTCTACAGGATGATGCAAGGAGGCG TTGGCATACCTACTATAAAATGGTGTGGCTCGGAAGGTGACTACAATGTAATGGTAATGGAGCTACTTGGTCCGTCGCTGGAGGATCTCTTTAATTTCTGTTCAAGAAGATTTTCTTTAAAGACAGTTTTGCTTCTCGCCGATCAgttg ATAAGTAGAACGGATTATATTCATAGTCGTACCTTCATCCATCGAGACATCAAGCCAGACAATTTTTTGATGGGACtaggaaagaaaggaaatctCGTGTACATTATAGACTTCGGATTAGCTAAGAAATATCGCGAAGTTCGTACTCACAAACACATACCTTACCGAGAGAACAAGAATCTGACGGGAACGGCCAG ATACGCGAGTATCAACACACATTTGGGAATCGAGCAATCACGGCGAGACGACCTTGAATCCTTGGGGTACGTTCTTATGTACTTCAACAGGGGTAGTTTGCCCTGGCAAGGTTTGAAAGCAGCGACCAAGAGGCAGAAATACGAACGTATCTCCGAAAAGAAAATGTCCACACCCGTCGAGGAACTCTGCAAAGGTTATCCCG TAGAGTTTGCGTCGTACCTAAGGTATTGCCGAGGATTACGTTTCGAGGAGAGGCCAGATTACTCGTATCTTCGACAACTCTTCCGAACGCTATTCCACGGGCAGGGTTTCACTTACGACTACGTGTTCGATTGGAATATGCTGAAGTTCGGTAACGTGAGGCAACCGACGTTGCCCTCGGCGCAACAGGTGCCGATGCACTCTCAACAAACGAACGCGGCGCTGCCGTCCGGGACCAATAACGATCAAGAACAGCGATCAAG GCCCTACACGCGGCAGTGTCTGGCGAACGCATCGGTGCCGACGGTGGGCCCGACAGTGGGAACAACCTCGAATATGAGAAGTATGCGGCAAAAACGCGAGGCGATGGAAGCACTTCGCGATCAGGACAATCAAGATAAGAGTGATCTCCAAG